In Erigeron canadensis isolate Cc75 chromosome 8, C_canadensis_v1, whole genome shotgun sequence, the DNA window GGTACATGAAAAAGCAACACCATTAAACCCAAAATCAtcgttgaaaaaataaaataaaacaaaaacatcaagGCTATCCATGATTTATACCTAAGTTTGTAATTTAATAATCATGCTTTACGAATAATTAGTTTATCAATTATCACACAAAACCTAAATATAGTCGATACCAAAAGtaattatcataaaataaaacaaacaatattATGATCTTAGTTTAGATAAGATCTACAATTTTTATGAGCATTGATAATACTAGAAAGTAAATAAGGTTATGTCATCGACAAACTTAATAGGCTTGTATGCAAAACTTGGTGTGAGAAAAATCCTCACACTactgtattgtttagtttatttagaGGGGGAAAGGAAAGGAGAAGAGAGGGgaaatttataaaatacattcttaagatttttttaaatgtggaaagggAAGAAGTGGAAAGGATTAGGAGGGGGAGtctagttgttttttgtttaaaaagttttcCTCTCATTTTTGAGGTGATTAGGAAGGAAAACTTTCTTTCCCCCTCTTCTCATTTCCTCTCTTAAGTTAACTAAATAATACATCATTtttaaaatgagtttttttaaaagtgaagttaaatatatgaagaatcaatGAATAATACCAACTtcatttaactttatttttttaggCATATTAGATTAATATATAAGGATTTTCAGTAAATTGTCGAAAGACACTAAAGTTACATTAAATAGTTAGGACAAATTTGTCATAATGACAAAACTAAACTATCTTATAAAACTTTATGAATACAAACTTTAAAgtattatctatacttctatactattatataagaCAAATTATCCCTTTCAAGCAATTATGACTTTGAAATGATCATATTACTCATCTCTTtctattcactaatttaaaagaaatgatttatcctcctaactaaatagcctaataatccttctaACGATGAAATgatgacatatgaaaaaatcagggggcaagataatgaaagataattaatagaTGCCACATGTCAGcttcttatagttttaggatgatttttaggctaatctttAGGAGgaattatcattttccttaatttaaacatcttcacctatatacctataatacttttaataaaataatttataacattgATCCTCCAACtgttaaataaccatattaaccacTTTCAcatcatttaattttacattCATCATCACACCACCACCTCCGCATATCGCTGTCACCACTCGTCGTCCCCACACCGTCGTCACTACCACCATCGTCGCCGCATCGTACGGGTATACGTCTAGtctaagtaaaaataaaaagctagATCTCCACacaatatataaagtactattAACTAttgattaatgttttttttaaaagtaaattaatgGTTATTACTAATTAAAAATTACACTTCAAATGGAAACTATATGTTTTCAAGGTCTTAAAAgttcattttatttcattaataattCGAAGCCTTCTAGAACTTATAAAAGGAATACTAAGGCAATATAACTTATCATCTTAAAAATGTGATAAAAAATGTGTTGTTTGATAATTAATCTACCAACCATGTGtatttttaaacaatatatatatatatatatatatatatatatattttccatagTTCTAGAATAAAAGGAAAAGCGCATCGCAGCCATGAGCTTCTAAAATGTACGGAGCAAGAAGAGATTTTAGCCGCTAAATTGTACCCAACTTTGTTATTTTAGAAGTATAACTTTTTaagatgattttttaatttatattatagtagtaattatatatagttagaTAGATATTTTTGGATGTTTATAATCATTGAAAGAGATACACACCCTCTAAAAAGTTAGTAGAAAGTagaactaacaaaaaaaaaaaagtagaaccAACAAAATCACagttattattcttttttctaTAATCAATTAGCAGGTGCTAATGAAATAAGATACGATAAAGttaaacaaaatagaaaagCATTTGACGTTTTTAAGTACGATTTCCATAACCTAAGTGaacattactcgtattatttttttaattagaaacGCTAAAAGCAAAAAATGCTATGTAGGAATTAAAACCAAAACGATTATACAAGGGATTTTTAGGGGCTTTTAAgggtttaacttttaaaaataagctcatttgaaaattatagccATGTTTGGtaatacataaaaaatcaaaagctCCGGCCCCGAAAAACTGCTAAAATCCCCAAAAGGTCTTCAAAATAAAAGCTCGTaggaagagagttgaaaaaaaaggtccAGCCTCTAGCCCAACCTGAAGCTCCAACTCCAAGCCCTTAACTACAACCCCAACTCCAAACTTTTGTGTCAAACATAAAGAAAATCAAGATTTTATTAATACGGGAATAAAACAAAGCACAAAACCAAATATGTAAACGGACAAACTTGGTTTAGTTTATCATGTTCTAGATAAGTAAATTGGTTAATGCTCACTAAGTCATTTTATTGGTGCGTAATACGTATTAAGGACAAGCTATAAAATAATGATTcgtttttataaacttttgtaTTAAAGGTAACAACCAAATTAACTTTTTCCGttaaaaaactaatatttgAATCAACTATATGCATTGGTATATAGTGAAGTCTGACACTGAAATGTCTTAAGTTCAAATCATCTTGCGAGCAAAATGCTCACATAAATAGAGACAAAGGTCACTGCTACAAATTTGTTGTTTGTACGAAATTATTCTATgcactttttaaaaatgcatAAATTTTTGTTAAGTTGTTCGCATTTAGAACTGTGTGCAAATAGTCTACATTAGAAAAGTACGAAAATTGATacaattttcacatttaaaagtgcgaAAAAAATGTTTACACACTAATAAATGTGTACAATATTAGATATGCACACGCTTTTAAATGTAAAGATCATTCTTCGTGGGTGATTTCTacacattttaaaaaatcatttatttgcGGGTGATTTCCACACAAGTGCGTAGAAATCACTCGCGAATAAATGATCTCCGCACTTATAAATacataaagtataaaatttgtacacaCTAATAAATGTGAAcatttttcttcacacttttaaatttgtACGCACTTATTGATGTAGACACTTTTACTCATTTATAAGTGCGAATAATCCAACAAAATTTTATGCATTTTTCAAAAGTGAGTAGAATAAAGTGTGTGGAATCAACTAATTTGTTGTAGTGGGTTTTTCCAGCATGATAGGGgctctatataatatatatatatacacacacactaacacGGGACCCGCATAATTTGATAATGGTGGTTGCGACGGCGATTTAGTGGTGTCGGAGacgagtggtggtggtggtaggggTCGAGTGAcataggttgatgtaaatgtggTAATAATACTTTAGAAGATTAGAGCTTAAAATGTAAATTCGTAAGATAAGGATTTATAATGTAAATTACCCGTAACTATTAAGGACAAAATAGGCAATTtcaaataataacttttttcatAAAAGGGTGTCCATTAAGAGTATTTGGTCAATTcgcaattatttttatttttttactatttCTGCATAAAGAATATATAGTAGTGTAGTAAAGATTTGTTGCCGTTAGAAAAAGTTAttgttcaattaaaaaaaaggtgaGGTGAAAATAAGGGATTGTGGTTGATTGTAGAGGAATTGTGGTTGATTGTAGAGTGAGAGTGAcgataatagtaatagtaaaagcAAAGTTGTTTGTAATTGTCTTTAGAGAGTAAAAGTAATACGAGTAGTAATAATAAATTGAAGATTACATTTTTAGTCTCTTAACTTGGCAAGATTCACAGTTTTTgcccttaagtgaattaattacaaaaaaacccctaaaattgatttttatttattttacaccCCGCGACCTAACGGAGTTCAATTTTGGCCGTTAACCCTTACACGTGCCAAACACGTGATGGCATTTTTGTCAATTTTACCTTgaagaccaaaagtgaaaaaacatACGACTTCAGAGATCAAAAACgtaaaaaattttgatatagaaAAATGAACTTTTATATTACCCATATCTTTTCCAACTTTCATATGACCCAAAACCCAAAAATTTACATCCAATCTTTAATAAAACTCATTTACAACAACTATAATCTTACAATTCGAACAAACATcaactatataaatatgtacctattagtattatttatttatagattaaaaaaatacaaaaacttaaACATACACTACAGCCACCACCAAACTCCGGTCATCATTATAACCACCAAATTCAGGCCACCATGAGCACAACCGCCATCGTTCTGCTCATCCCTCATCGCCACCATATCCACCTATCACCACCCCTGTATAcaaagacaaataaaaattaacagTGGTTCATTATTGGTTAGAATTTGTAGGATTAACTGTGGTTTATTTTGGGTTagatatataatactaatagaTACATGTTTATCTAATTGATGTTTGTTAGAATTTGTAGAATTGTAATTGTTGTAAATGAGTTTTATTAAGATTGAATATAAATTTTGGGTTTTGGGAtgtatgaagatgatgaaggaagaaaaagatgagAGTTGGAAAGGACATGggtaatataaaagttaatttttcTAGATCAAgatcttttacatttttggtccatgaagttgtatattttttcacttttggtcttAAAggtgaaaatgacaaaaatgccCTCACGTGTTTGACACGTGTAAGGGTTAACGGCCAAAATTGAACTCCGTTAGGTCGCGgagtataaaatgaaaaaaaaaaaacaactttaagggttttttgtaattaattcaaTTAAAGGCAAAAACTGTGAATCTTACCAAATTAAAGGACAAAAAATTTttgtcattaataaataaacgtAATTTGTAATGTGTCAcgttaaaagaaagaaaagttaaaatttgGGTAATGGAAATTGGAAACCCAATCAAATCTAAATGTTGATGACATAGAGCCCACCAATCATCTACAAGCATGTGACCATCTTAAAAAATCTTACAAATTGTCATTGTCCTTCGTAACAAAACTCCAAACTAATGACAGGTTTCGTTAAATGAGCCACTGTGttatcaattttcattttagttATGAATGAAAATTTCTAGCTTAACTAGTTATGAAAAAGTAAATTTAATATCCatcaattaatcaataaattggTGAAAACTTAAACTATTGAAATAAAGTGGATTTTTATTTGTTCTTCTTAttcattttaataaaactttaacGTTATCCATTCGAAATGTGGCCCTTCTGAATCAGTAACTTTGATGACTTCAAAACAACTTGTTTGAATTTCACCTGAGAAGTTAACTTTCCAAAACTTTTACTCAAGATTCAAGCTCATAGAAGACGTACAGTACgaaatacaaatttttatagCGGGCTCTTACATCAAGCTGTGACAACGCTCGAGAATTTATAAAAGCAAATGGCAAGTTTGAAACCAAAGCGTCCAAAGGTAACTCCAAAACGGAGTTTCCAAATAAGATGGCCTATTAggtatatataattgtgatctCCGGTTTTAGGTGAAATGGCAATTCGTTATTCGTGGTATTCTGGTGTTACAAAAGCTTTTAGCCCAGAAAACTTGTTTGACCAAATTCGAATCCAAAGATGTGTATTCGTCCAAAAAACGTCCATTTGTCATTGTCTAATTACTAGTTCGGGTTATACTTTTCCATGGACATTATATAAACTAGATTGATATCAAATTTAACTCATTAGTAACGAAAGAAACTTGTCGTTTAGTTTGTGGTAGACAAGAATGCGACATACATGTTCTGTTTTCTTGCTTCCTATAAAAACCataacaataattttaatatgtaaCACTTTACTAATTTGTTTGACAATTTCCACAAGGTAAAATTACTTGAACATTTTATGCATCTCAACCAATTAGTATTACAAATGGTATTTgcaaattaatattaatgtttatttgtttaacCTTTGTTAGATGGCAATATTATCGAACCAAATTATTCCAAAAAGAGCTTATTATTCTTACATCCATAACACAATGCATTTGGTGTCTAATTCCTAGCCACCGATCTAACATGAGTAGAATTGTACAAAACCTACTAGACCGAATGACAATTAATATTGCAATTAATCCATCAACCATAAACTTGTGACCTACATTAGCCACAATTTCTTGAAATcatagatatttatatatatgtttttaaataaatatacaatgCAACACTACTTAACTCGCGAATACTCTAAACCATTAGGTGTCCAAAATGAAACATCTCATGGTATCTATAGAGTGACAAGCCGAGGTTGTACTTGGGAACAACATAGTCAAAAACAAAGGCTgcaaaagtaaaagtaaaaaagacaagatataaaagtaaaactacCCCATAAATAATGGAGGAACGGAATAGAAAAAgctatagaaaaaaaataatataaaacccCTAATAAAATATCCCCAAATCATGGATGATATATAGTCTTGACCAATTCGATCAAAGAAATGGCTTTAATTAGAATGTTGTATATGGATCAACAACGCGAGCCTTTTCTGCAAACAAGGGCTCCGGCGTTGGTTGTGAGGGTGGCTACAACCGACGAGGGCCTAGCCCCAAGGCTAGAAGCTCTTGCATAACTAGACGAAGCCCCAGCGCCTGACGGTGTGAAAAATGCACCATTCAACATCAAGTCACCTTCCGTTCTCCAATTCCAGTTTTTCCAGCTGCTCTCGGGTGCATCCTCGTGTTTTGTCACCTATATCATTTCCCCATTTTTAGCAAACAAATTCTTTAgccttttaaatttgttaaaaatgttaagattggttataattattataaacataattCATGATATGATGGATTGTTAGCCCAATGGCAATAACTaacttttgacttttatttgaACTTTAGTAATGcaaaaatgcataaaaaaaattgtacataaaaGAGAAATATTCATTAGTTACCTCTTTGCTAAATCTTCTATCGGGTGCGAGGAATCTATTCCCTTGACTATTTATAGTCGGGTTTGCGCTCCCACCAATTGCATACATCTCCCAATGAGTGTAGTCGTTGTTCACCACATGAAAATACCCATGTCTACATctgaataaataattaacacgtaaaaaatttatattaattaataaatattaattaaatataatacttCGAATTTGTCACTATATATGTCTTTTCAACCAAAAAATCTCCATCACCAAATCAGATGGTCTTCCAAAAAGTGAAAATGACTAGTCCAATGTAAAAGCAAGATTTTTTACCCGGATACCAAAAAAGATCTATATTTTGACCGGTTTTAgtagttataaacttataaccACCCTTTGACCATTAAATGTGTCGGTAACTTTTGattcaaaatacaaaaaagaatacattatacaattatattattattattttcaaccAAAAGAAGCATTTACCTGGGCATTCTTTGGACCAACCCTTCACCAAAGTGGTTAAAGGCAATTGTAACTTGCATGTTTTTGTCATTCTCATAAGAATCACTATGGCCCAAAAGCATAACTTTATCATGGTGAGTCATGTAATTGTTAGATATCGTAATTGCGGTCGAGCCCATGATCGCATCGATCAGGCCGTCAGCGCAATTTGATAGCGAACAATGATCGACCCACACATGACTTCCTCCGAAAATCGACACACCATCACCATCCGATATAGTCCTAAATCCAAAATGTCTTGGAGAGCTTCTCACCATTGCATTACCACTTTGCTTACAATCATGAATATTAATTCCGTGAATTATAATATTTGTAACATATTGAATGGTAATGCAGGACCCACCAGCTATATGTACACTAGCCCCACGTCCATCTATTGTTTTAAAACTATTCATGATTAATTCTTGTTTAAGTTTAATCACCATGTCGCGCTGGAATATAATCCAGAGCGGCTCGTCTTGGATGACGCCATACCGTAAGGTCCCAGGTTTCGGGTTTACGGCATCGTCATCACCAGAGTCAGTCACCACATATATTTTCCCATCCCGACCACCAACAGCTCCTTTTCCAAACCCAATGGCACAGTCTGCCAGACGCTGGCGGTTTTTCTCCCAGTGTGGGTCACACCGCCAGCAGTCGTCAATTGGGTTTCCTGTCCCACATGACAAGAAACCCAGATTCCTTCTGGAATCATTCAAACTcctacaaaagaaaaaacacacacaaaattccaAGTTAGTATAATAAATCATACAATGCAAACAAATggacatatacatatatataaaatgtactaCCTTTGTACTTGTTGTACGGTGTGCTCTGGAGGTTGTACTTTGGAGGCAAAAGTGAGGGTGAGAGAGAAGAGAGATAGGATGATAAAAGTGAGAAATGGTGGTGCCATGACTCtagtgagtgtgtgtgtgtgtggggtaATGTGTGTGAGGTTTTAGGTGTAGGAAGAAGTGATTATGGGAAGAGGGGAAAGGGAagatatataaagagaaaaaaaagggcGTAAGTAATGGCGTGATTAACTGAATTTATGGAGAATCTTTCCCTTTCTCTTTCACTTTCTCTCATGGTTAATTAGTTTGGTCGTTAAATCTTTGTCACTCTCTCACACATTACCACAAACAATGTTATTCTAAACTTTATTATTTTACACattcgttatatatattctttactCAATGTGAATCTGTACCAATAAGGTTGATAACCGTCGACCCAAATTCGAAGTGCTAGATCGGGACTTTATATTTGAAGTACTAGGTACTttgtgaaaatattacatgttcacttattataataataataacaacaataataataataataatttgaacTTATATGTATCTTTGAGCGTGAATTTGACCAGTTATGACCCATAAAATCGGGATGGAAAGGATATGAATGTTTTGGAAAAGATTTTAGGAAAAGTTGAATGCGGTATAAAGGGAGATTCATAATAATCAATTCCATTGCAATATTTAAAGAATGtctaaataaataagataaactTGACAGAAATTATAATCATATGAAGGGAAAGTTATAATCGATTTCATCTGCTccaaaatatttgttttatgaataaaagttcacagttaaaagaaaaattgtcATTCTTGGGCTTGGTTTTGTATACGTATCAATTTTGTTTTACACTATTTGTTCTTACATGTTTTGTAGTACTCGATAGTCGATCCGCTGTAATTTTAACGGGGCtggtcaaattttctttttgtgagatgagaatttatttatttagtacaaaaataaaaccataaattaaattattagaaAAGTAGATATATGGCATTTTGTCTGAAAATTCGTGG includes these proteins:
- the LOC122611191 gene encoding probable pectate lyase 18 — protein: MAPPFLTFIILSLFSLTLTFASKVQPPEHTVQQVQRSLNDSRRNLGFLSCGTGNPIDDCWRCDPHWEKNRQRLADCAIGFGKGAVGGRDGKIYVVTDSGDDDAVNPKPGTLRYGVIQDEPLWIIFQRDMVIKLKQELIMNSFKTIDGRGASVHIAGGSCITIQYVTNIIIHGINIHDCKQSGNAMVRSSPRHFGFRTISDGDGVSIFGGSHVWVDHCSLSNCADGLIDAIMGSTAITISNNYMTHHDKVMLLGHSDSYENDKNMQVTIAFNHFGEGLVQRMPRCRHGYFHVVNNDYTHWEMYAIGGSANPTINSQGNRFLAPDRRFSKEVTKHEDAPESSWKNWNWRTEGDLMLNGAFFTPSGAGASSSYARASSLGARPSSVVATLTTNAGALVCRKGSRC